The proteins below come from a single Tissierella sp. MB52-C2 genomic window:
- the cobA gene encoding uroporphyrinogen-III C-methyltransferase: protein MKGKVYLIGAGPGDPDLITLKGLSYLKKADVVVYDRLASPKLLDHIKRDAKLIYVGKASKNHVKTQDEINEIIYQEAKDGNLVVRLKGGDPYVFGRGGEEGIYLYDRGIEFEVVPGVTSAIGGLCYAGIPITHRDIATSFHVITGHLKDEEEELDWKSLSALKGTLVFLMGVSNLKNISENLMKNGKCKDTPAAIINWGTTLSQKTVIGTLSNIYDKAIEENIKPPSLIVVGDVVGLREKLNFFENKPLLGKNIVITREKSYASETINKIEELGGNVISFPTIKVEKISPNEELDKSIRNITNYSYLIFTSVNGVNIFFQRFFQLGMDIRTLANIEIAAVGPKTAAAIGKYGINPDIIPNEFVAEGLIDELSKVLSKEDNVLIPRAKIGRNELINELSQIATINDLKIYHTVKDEENKEEIMDTLNDLDSYYLLFTSSSTFTNFSEILKEDVGPALEKGKIVSIGPITTKTIEEAGYSVYKQAKEYTIDGILELLIKEK, encoded by the coding sequence ATGAAGGGTAAAGTTTACCTAATAGGAGCAGGGCCAGGAGATCCAGATTTAATCACACTAAAAGGATTGTCTTACTTAAAAAAAGCAGATGTAGTAGTTTATGATAGATTAGCTAGTCCAAAGCTTTTAGACCATATTAAAAGGGATGCTAAACTTATATATGTGGGAAAAGCTTCAAAGAATCATGTAAAGACTCAAGATGAAATAAATGAAATAATCTATCAAGAGGCAAAAGACGGAAATCTAGTGGTAAGACTTAAAGGTGGAGACCCCTATGTATTTGGAAGAGGGGGAGAAGAAGGTATCTATCTTTATGACAGAGGAATAGAATTTGAGGTAGTACCTGGTGTTACTTCTGCCATAGGTGGACTTTGTTATGCAGGTATACCTATTACCCATAGGGACATAGCTACCTCTTTTCATGTAATTACAGGGCATTTAAAGGATGAAGAAGAGGAACTTGACTGGAAATCCTTGTCGGCTTTAAAAGGAACTTTAGTATTTTTAATGGGGGTTTCAAATTTAAAGAATATATCTGAAAACTTAATGAAAAATGGGAAATGTAAAGACACGCCAGCCGCAATTATAAACTGGGGGACTACTTTAAGTCAAAAAACTGTTATAGGAACATTATCTAATATATATGATAAAGCCATAGAAGAAAACATTAAGCCACCAAGTCTAATCGTAGTAGGTGATGTAGTAGGATTAAGAGAAAAGTTGAATTTCTTTGAAAACAAGCCTTTATTAGGAAAAAATATAGTAATTACTAGGGAAAAATCTTATGCCAGTGAAACCATAAATAAAATAGAAGAACTAGGTGGAAATGTAATTTCTTTTCCAACTATAAAAGTAGAGAAAATAAGTCCAAATGAAGAATTAGATAAATCCATAAGAAACATAACAAATTATTCTTACTTAATATTTACAAGTGTTAATGGAGTTAACATATTCTTCCAAAGGTTTTTCCAGTTAGGAATGGATATAAGAACTTTAGCTAATATAGAAATAGCAGCCGTAGGTCCAAAAACAGCTGCAGCCATAGGCAAATATGGAATAAATCCAGATATAATTCCAAATGAATTTGTAGCAGAAGGTTTAATTGATGAATTAAGTAAAGTTTTATCTAAGGAAGATAATGTACTGATTCCTAGAGCCAAAATAGGTAGAAATGAATTAATAAATGAACTTTCTCAAATAGCCACAATAAATGATTTAAAAATATACCATACTGTAAAAGATGAAGAAAATAAAGAAGAAATAATGGATACATTAAATGACCTAGACTCTTACTATTTATTATTTACATCATCATCTACCTTTACTAACTTTAGTGAAATACTTAAAGAAGATGTTGGTCCTGCTTTAGAAAAGGGTAAGATAGTATCCATAGGGCCAATAACTACTAAAACCATTGAAGAAGCAGGTTATTCTGTATATAAACAAGCTAAAGAATATACCATAGATGGTATATTAGAACTCTTAATTAAGGAGAAGTGA